Proteins co-encoded in one bacterium genomic window:
- a CDS encoding UDP-N-acetylmuramoyl-L-alanyl-D-glutamate--2,6-diaminopimelate ligase yields the protein MNLQELVSKLKEKQIIGNKDVEITHLTTSSKNVVFGSLFICIKGFRVDGHNYIEEAIEKGAKAILVCEDVPILSGVTYIKVTDTRQATSIIADTFYDSPSSKFQLIGITGTNGKTTIAYLIESLLKTAGYKPARFSTISYKIGELEIPAGQTTPEALELQQMLAQAVENAVTHVVMEISSHALALSRTANCDFDYAIFTNITQDHLDFHKTMDDYLTAKIKLFKELKPQGIAIINLDDAHSQKIISNTRAKTITYGLSDKAQIYAEKVMSTKRNTSFFFTIQN from the coding sequence ATGAATTTACAAGAGTTAGTCTCTAAATTAAAAGAAAAACAAATTATCGGCAATAAAGATGTTGAAATAACCCACCTTACCACTTCTTCAAAAAATGTAGTTTTTGGGTCTTTATTTATCTGTATAAAAGGGTTTCGGGTTGATGGGCATAATTATATTGAGGAAGCCATTGAAAAAGGGGCAAAAGCCATTCTGGTATGTGAGGATGTTCCAATTTTATCCGGCGTAACTTATATCAAAGTCACGGATACTCGCCAGGCAACTTCCATAATCGCAGATACCTTCTATGATTCTCCGTCTTCAAAATTTCAATTAATTGGTATTACTGGAACTAATGGTAAAACCACCATTGCTTATCTTATTGAATCCCTTTTAAAAACTGCAGGCTATAAACCGGCTCGTTTTTCGACGATTAGCTATAAAATAGGCGAATTAGAAATTCCTGCAGGACAGACTACTCCAGAGGCATTAGAATTACAACAAATGCTCGCCCAGGCAGTAGAAAATGCAGTAACCCATGTCGTTATGGAAATCTCCTCTCATGCCTTAGCCCTTTCTCGAACCGCAAATTGTGACTTCGATTATGCTATCTTTACTAATATCACCCAGGACCACTTAGACTTCCATAAGACTATGGATGATTATTTAACCGCGAAAATAAAATTATTTAAAGAATTAAAGCCTCAAGGAATAGCAATAATTAATTTAGACGACGCCCACAGCCAGAAGATTATCTCCAATACCCGTGCCAAAACAATTACCTATGGATTATCTGATAAGGCACAAATCTATGCCGAAAAGGT